The DNA region acatggtggctcacaaccatctgtaatactggtgtgtctgaagacagcgacgatgtactcacatacataaaataaataaataaaatctttaaaaagaaaagaaactcctcaggGCTGCAAAGCTTCCTTCTCACCTCCTTCCACTGCAAACCCACGGTGCACCCAGACTTCCTGGTGGCTGTGTAAGTAAatcctccttgcttccttctatctttaaaaaattatttttcagatgTATGTGCGCTTTTGTGAGTTCATGGGCAGCACAAGCTTGTGGGAGTTTATCCAGGCCAGCAGGCATCAGACCCCACAGGACCGAAGGAGTCACGGGGAGTTGTGGTGTACGTGCTAGGcgctgaacctgggtcctctgacagGGGAGTAGGTGCTCTTAACGGCCTAGCagctctctctagccccttctcttcctttcttctttctcctcaatCCTTCTGGGTTGTATTCCCACATCTTGTACAGAGGTGGAAGACAGAGGAGGGATGCTGGTGCTTTCTTCTATCCCTCCTGTCAGTCTCTCATTTAGAAACAGGTCTCTCTAGGACGACCAGGCTGgtcccaaactcagagatccgtgTGTTTCTGCCTCGTCTGCAAGGGCTCTATTGAGCTTCATTTCCAGctttttgaagactttttaggTATATAGAGCTGTGTTTGTCTGTCCATGCATTTGTGGACAGGTGCCTCAGACGGCTCTGGTCCTTGGGAAGAACCAAGAAGCCACCTCTCTGGCCTAACGCATCTCCCTATGTGGCTTGGGCTGGAATTCAGAgctctgggatcaaaggcgtgagccaccacacctcACTCCATACATGTGAGAGGatcttgctatgcagcccaggctggccttgaagtctcaatcctcctgcctcagcttcccgtcactggggttacaggtcGGTGCTACTATTCCAAGCTATACTTTAGGCGCTGAGACATCTAAGGGAACTGAAAGGGGAGCCATTGGAGATAGAGGTACAGGTGTCTGAAGCCCCCAACATAAGTACTGGGAACAAAAGCTGAGcccctggaaaagcagcaagtgctcgtaactgctgagccacctccagCTCCACAGAGAGCCCAGGATGACCCCAAGCCTCCTTTCTCCTGGTGCTTTAAAAATACACCCAGAGCCCAGCATGTCAGCACATGCTTTCTGCTTGCTTTGttggcttcattttcttttctggagacagcttctctgtataacagccctgcttatcctggaattcactttggaggccaggctggtctcaaacttgggagagatctgcttgcctctgcctccaaagtgcggCCACTGCCCGGCCATTACTCTGAAACGAGGTCCAGTTGGCAAGGCTGGCCTTGCATTGGTTACATGTTTATGCCAGCATGACGCTGAATTTATCGGTGGTTCTGCCCCCTGCTGCTAGGATTACAGGGTGATCCATGATGCCCAGCTTAGAGGTgttagggatggaacccagggctcatACATGCCAGGTTAGCTCTGAGCCACTGAGCTGTACCATACCCAATGTCCCAGAAATCTTTATTTTCCTGCTTAGATACAAAGAGGAGAAGCaggaaccaggcatggtggtatacaggtataactcaggaggctggggcaggcagCAGGGCCAGGAGTTCAGGGTCTGAATTgaaggccatcctggactacatgagCTCTGGTCTCAAAGCAAAAGACAGGAGGCCCCAGGAGAAGTGTCACAGAAGTTGGGTCATTGGCTTCTAATACCCCGAAACAGACAGACAACTATGTGTCCCACAAGGGAGCAGGATGCCCTAGATGAGTAGAATGCACAATTGTAAGCAGAGACAACAGACAGGTTTCAGATGCCAGCCCCGATCAGGATCTGCGTGTATTTCAATAGCAGAGCTGTCTCTCCCTGAGGGATTCCACTGCCCTCTGAGGACCGGTGTGCAAGGCACTGCCTACTCCATTTTTTATTCTCATGGGAAAGTTACAGGGCTATTTAACAAAATAAGTGTCCAGGGCTTACAGCCCAGAGGCTGCTCTGCAGGTTTGTCCCTGGGCCCCATCTCCAGAGGGAGCCTCTGCCCCTTGGCCTCACCTGTTCCTTCTTTCCCTTGTCCCCTGGAATTGATCACCAAGTTGCAggaaccaaagaaaacacatgtgACCTTCCTGCTTTGCCTGTCCCCCCTGAAAGGGGGTCTGGGTGTGGGTGGTAGGAGTTCAGGGGCCTCTCACCTGCGAGGGTGCCCTCCCATACCCCATCCCAGACTGCAGACTTGGATGCTCCAGGGGCTATGACAGAAGGGCCCATGGATTTCAGTTCTGGTCTTCCACAAGGTCCTTTACAAGGCATCCCAGCCGCCCTTCGTGGAAGAAGGCATGGCTTGTTCTGCTGCCTCTTCTGCcctgtgttttgtttgtggttttgcttcctttttctttagtACAGAGACAGCAGCGATGCACAGCTTCTGTCCTGTGGCCAGTGCTCAGGTAGTCCAAGTGCTTCAGCAGGTACAGTTTTGTTGATCAATTTGCTTCCGACAGGGTTCCATGGTGACAGCAACACCCACCCCACTGCGGCCAGATGTCAAGCGGGTCACTTCACTCCAGGTATCAGTGTCTGGGTCATAGCATTCCACACTGTCCAGAAAAGTGTGGCCATCGTAGCCTCCTGCAGGGAGAGTGAAGAAAATGGTCACCCCTCAGAGGGCTCAACCCATTATGCACCCACAAAAAGgcagcagaaaccagaagggaaaAGAAGCCACCTGTTTGTGATGGATAGGGAGGGGGTGGAATGTGGTTCAGTGGTAAAGCTCCTACCTAGACTTCCCAGTGAAGGTGAGGTGCAGGGTAGGAAGTGTTgtgagagtggggggggggggcctcagtggtagagcggctGCCCAGAATACCCCAGTGGGGCGTGGCACAATTAAAGAACACTTGCCAAGCATTCGGGAGTCTCTGGCTTCTATATACTCAGCACCagaacttgaaaaagaaaagataaggaCACTTAAGTGTGTTTTTCACCCTGACCCGGCCTCAGAGGGCCTCACCGAGGACGTAGATCCTGCCCTGGTGCACAGCAATCCCCAGCGCGCTCCGGCGATGCTTCATGGAGGCTACGAAagtccaggtctctgtctccacGTCGTAGCGTTCCACGCTGTTCAGCTGGTCCTGCCCATCGTAGCCTCCTGCGGCATAGATGCAGCTGTGCAGCACACAGACCCCTAAACGAAAGCGCACAGTGAGAGTCACCGTGAGGCTGGTCTCGGATCGGTGCCACTGAACAAGGGACCTTAGCAACCACTACCCTTCCCTCCAGCACTGGAGAAGCTGGGGTAGGAGGATCGAGTTCAAAATCACCCTCATCTACATAAggacttccaggacagccttaGTTGTAATGACCCTGACTCTTAACAAAACAGTAAAAGCTGGAAGGGAGGAGGGTTATAGATTCCTGGGCTACAAGGAGGAGCGCAGAGAAAGGAAGCTCCTCGTAGGCTGGGTGTGTCTTTACTCCGTGCCCCACTCACCGGCCCCGCTCCGGATGGTATTCATTGGTGTAATCATCCGCCACTCATTCCTCTCCGGGTAGTAACATTCTGCCGAGTTAAGCCGGTTAGTCCCATCAAAGCCCCCCACTGCATACAGCAAGCGGTTGAGCACTGCCACGCCCACGCCGATCCTCCGCGTCAACATTGGCGCGACTAGGTGCCACTCGTCTCGATCTGGCTCATATCTGCGAAGGACATGATGCACCGTGGTCACCCCAGGCTACCGCTGGACTTCCTCACACTAAGGTCCACCATCTACCAGcactttgtatttttaatatttttttgtaGATAGAATCTTGTTATATagtccaagctagccttgaactctccgTGGTCTCCTGCTTCGGTGGTCTCCTGCTTCGGTCACACGGTCACCCTGTGCTGGGATGAAGGAtgtgcagcaccatgcctggctctgatCTCTACTTCTCTCAAGAAGTGTGTGGGATCAGCAGAAGTGAGGGGGAGTCGGCAGCTCAGTTTccagaggaagaaactgaggctcagtgtTATCAGTTATGAAAGCAACAGCAATTCCCTTAAGCCTAGGCAGCTTTATCCTTCCCGGCAGCAGTGCCTTGTGCTTCACCCCTAGTGAACTCACTGCCTCACACTACAAGCAAGATTTGCTacggaaggggctggggatttagctcagtggtagagcgcttacctagcaagctcaaggccctgggttcggtcctcagctcaaaaaaaaaaaaaaaaaaaaaaaagatttgctacGGAAATGTGGGGTAGGACTCCAGAAGTCTAACTGGTTCTCCCAGGCGCTTCTCCTCCAAGCAACATGATCAGAAATGGGGTGAATGCGTCCCGGTTGGCCCAGCAGCGTCCAGTCCATACCTGTGTTCCTGGAGTTATTAATAGTGTCCCTGTCCTCCTTGAAAGCGGCCGCTCAGGGAGGCATCAACCCACCATCCTATTCACAGACCACAAACATTAGAGGCCCCTAGGGCATTTGTTTAAAAGTCCATTTTCAGGCTATGGATGGGGTTAGCCCGGGGGCGGGAGGGGGGGGGGTAAATGGCTGGCCTGGCATGCACAAAGTcctaggttctattcccagcactacaaacacaaaatttaaacttttctcattttcttaccCTTGCTCCAAGCCCTAAATTtatgtgttggggggagggggtacaGGGAGAAGGGGgttgtctgttttgagacagggtctcatatcccaggctggccttgaacttgccatacAGCCAAAGAGAATCTTGACTCCCGATCCTGCTCCCTcgacctcccaagggctgggatgagAGCTGGTGTCCACTACCACACCCCAGCTGAGTCACACCCCACGCCTGtgccttcctttttctccctctccttatGGCAGTGTTGGGGATGAGACCTTAAACCCTGGATTCAAGAAAGAGACCAGGGCACTACCACTTAACTACATCCCTGTTCAGATGATACATTTTAACTAATTATAAACAGCACAACATAATTCACATACTATAGTAACTCCTGCTGTCCTCAGTGTGCTGTGACTCCTATAGGTTTAGGAAGCCCCTTCCAGGATTTCCCAACTCTGGACACTGAGGACAAACATCCCAGCCGCTCAACCTCACGTGGAGGCAGGGACAAGAACACGTACTGTCCCTTAGGGCCTCCGGTGCTCACCTCTCCACGCTGCTGTGGTGGATGCAGCCGTGGGAACCCCCGACTGCGTAGATGTGGCCATCTATGACCCCCACCCCGATGCGGTTGCGCGGCACGCTCATAGAGGCACAGGGCGACCACTGGTTGGTCATGGGGTTGTAGCAGTCCAGGGCGCTGGAATCAGTGTTGCCGTCCGGCGAGTTGTTGCGGCCGCCCACAGCATACAGCAGCCCGCCCACCACGCAGCCCGCCAGCCCACTGCGGGGCACCTGTAGGTCTGCCAGGCGCAGCCAGGAGCCATTGCTCGGGTTGTAGGCCTCCAGGTAGCTGAGCGACTGTCGGAAGTAACCGCCCGCAGTGTAGATGAGGCGGCCCACTTTGGGCGCCCGGCAGGGCACCGCTTGTGTGGGCTTGTGCAGCGTGAGCTCCTGGAAGATCTGCACCAGGTAGTCCTTGCAGCGCGCGTCGGCCT from Rattus norvegicus strain BN/NHsdMcwi chromosome 8, GRCr8, whole genome shotgun sequence includes:
- the Keap1 gene encoding kelch-like ECH-associated protein 1 codes for the protein MQPEPKPSGAPRSSQFLPLWSKCPEGAGDAVMYASTECKAEVTPSQDGNRTFSYTLEDHTKQAFGIMNELRLSQQLCDVTLQVKYEDIPAAQFMAHKVVLASSSPVFKAMFTNGLREQGMEVVSIEGIHPKVMERLIEFAYTASISVGEKCVLHVMNGAVMYQIDSVVRACSDFLVQQLDPSNAIGIANFAEQIGCTELHQRAREYIYMHFGEEEFFNLSHCQLATLISRDDLNVRCESEVFHACIDWVKYDCPQRRFYVQALLRAVRCHALTPRFLQTQLQKCEILQADARCKDYLVQIFQELTLHKPTQAVPCRAPKVGRLIYTAGGYFRQSLSYLEAYNPSNGSWLRLADLQVPRSGLAGCVVGGLLYAVGGRNNSPDGNTDSSALDCYNPMTNQWSPCASMSVPRNRIGVGVIDGHIYAVGGSHGCIHHSSVERYEPDRDEWHLVAPMLTRRIGVGVAVLNRLLYAVGGFDGTNRLNSAECYYPERNEWRMITPMNTIRSGAGVCVLHSCIYAAGGYDGQDQLNSVERYDVETETWTFVASMKHRRSALGIAVHQGRIYVLGGYDGHTFLDSVECYDPDTDTWSEVTRLTSGRSGVGVAVTMEPCRKQIDQQNCTC
- the Keap1 gene encoding kelch-like ECH-associated protein 1 isoform X1; amino-acid sequence: MQPEPKPSGAPRSSQFLPLWSKCPEGAGDAVMYASTECKAEVTPSQDGNRTFSYTLEDHTKQAFGIMNELRLSQQLCDVTLQVKYEDIPAAQFMAHKVVLASSSPVFKAMFTNGLREQGMEVVSIEGIHPKVMERLIEFAYTASISVGEKCVLHVMNGAVMYQIDSVVRACSDFLVQQLDPSNAIGIANFAEQIGCTELHQRAREYIYMHFGEVAKQEEFFNLSHCQLATLISRDDLNVRCESEVFHACIDWVKYDCPQRRFYVQALLRAVRCHALTPRFLQTQLQKCEILQADARCKDYLVQIFQELTLHKPTQAVPCRAPKVGRLIYTAGGYFRQSLSYLEAYNPSNGSWLRLADLQVPRSGLAGCVVGGLLYAVGGRNNSPDGNTDSSALDCYNPMTNQWSPCASMSVPRNRIGVGVIDGHIYAVGGSHGCIHHSSVERYEPDRDEWHLVAPMLTRRIGVGVAVLNRLLYAVGGFDGTNRLNSAECYYPERNEWRMITPMNTIRSGAGVCVLHSCIYAAGGYDGQDQLNSVERYDVETETWTFVASMKHRRSALGIAVHQGRIYVLGGYDGHTFLDSVECYDPDTDTWSEVTRLTSGRSGVGVAVTMEPCRKQIDQQNCTC